The genome window CCGCCCTCGCCGGCGTGTCCAAGCGCACCGTGTACAACCACTTCCCCAGCAAGGAAGAGCTGTTCGGCGAAACCGTGATGCAGATGTTCCAGGCCAGCGCCGGACTGCTGGAGCTGCCCTACGCGCGCGAGCGCGGCCTGGGCGAACAGCTGAGCGAGCTGCTGGCGCAAAAGCTGCGCACCCTGGCCGATCCGGATTTCCTGGCGCTGGCGCGGGTGGCCATCGGGGAAGCGATCCACGCGCCGGAGCGCGCGCTGCCGGTGCTGTGCCGGCTCGGCGAACGCGAAGAAGGCGTGGTGAGCTGGATCCGCGCGGCCCAGGCCGACGGCAGGCTGAAGCCGGGCGACCCGCTGTTCGCCGCCAACCTGCTGCAGGGGCAGATCAAGACCTTCGCCTTCTGGCCGCAGATCGCCATGGGCGCGCCGCCACTGCCGCCGGAACAGCACAAGCCGCTCATCGAAGCGGCCGTGGCGATGTTCCTGTCGTATTTCGCAACTGCGAAGGACTGAGGCCGGGTCTTCAGGCCCACTGCCCGTAGCCGCGCGCCATCGCCGCGGCGAACAGGGGAATCAAGGCGAACAGCGCCAGCTGGGCCAGGAGGAAGCGCCGCACCCGCGCAACCTCGGCGGCATCCGGCGCCTGGCCGCTTTTGCGCCATGCGATGTAGCGCAGGGTCGGCACGATGGACAGCGCCCCGACCGCGGCGAAGGCGGCAATCTTGGCCCAGAAGAAGCCGTTGTGCGCGTAATAGTCCCAGCCCTTGGCCGCCAGGACGGCGCGTGCGAAGCCGATCGCGAGCACCGCCAGCGACAGCATGCCATAGGCATGGTCGACCTTGGCCAGCTCCCCGGCCTCGGCCGGGCTCATGCCTTCGCGGACCAGGGCAATCTCGGCCACGAAATACCCGAACAGGGCGAAGATGGCCAGATGGTGCAGCAGGGCGAACAGCAGGTCGGTCATGGGAACTCCTGTCTCGATCGGCGCCGGAAAGGCTGAGCGCCATGCTACCTTGGCCGACTTCCCCTGCCAAGCGCCGCGCCGGTGCCTTGCTGCGGCGTGGCGCTGCCATGAGCAGATTCACAACAGGAAACAAACCGCCAGCATGGCATGGTAGGATCGCCGCATGGACCGACGCAACGACTACAAAACCGCCCTGCTCATCGACAACATGCTCCATGACGCCGCCGCCAACGGCCGCGCCGGCGTGGCGCGCGAACTGGCCGAGATGGGCGTGCCCCTCGAAGTCACTCTGCGCGTGCTGACCCGCCCGGGTGAGCGCCGCCACAACCTCCCCACGGGCGATCTGCCAGGCGCGCCCTGAGGCGCACGCCCGTTCGCGAATTGGAGGGAATCCTCGGATTTCGCGCATCCTTTCCCAGGCTGGGGTTTGCTACACTCCGCTTACCTACAACAACACTGGAGACCCCACCATGCGACACCTGCTGCGCGTAAGCCTGATTGCCGCCCTGTTCGCGAGCTCCGCCGCCTGGGCGCAGAACGCCTCGCCGGTCGGCACCTGGAAAACGATCGACGACGAAACCGGCAAGCCCAAGGCGCTGGTGCGCATCACCGAGGAACAGGGCGTCCTGACCGGCCGCATCGAAAAGCTGTTCCGCGGCCCGAACGAAGACCAGAACCCGAAATGCGTGAAGTGCGAAGGCGCGCGCAAGGACCAGCCGATCATCGGCCTGACCATCCTCTCGGGCCTGAAGAAGGAAGGCGACGAGTACACCGGCGGCGAAATCCTCGACCCGGCCAAGGGCAAGACCTACAAGAGCAAGGCGACCCTGAAGGACAACGGCAACATGCTCGAGGTGCGCGGCTACATCGGCGCGCCCATGTTCGGCCGTTCCCAGACCTGGGTGCGCGAGCAGTAAGCCTCAAGCCTGGCGGCGCTCGTCGACTCTTTCTCGACGAGCGCCGGCCACTGGCGGTTCCTGTCGCGCACGCAAGCCTTTCCACCGCTGCGCGAATGCGGCTATGCTAGCGTCAAGACGACGCCATCCACCGCCAGCATGAATCCACCCCCGATCACGCCCACCGCACGCCCCGTCTTCCGCGGACGGGCGATGCGGGTGCTGCGCCTGCTGAGCCTCGCCGGCGGCGTGTTCGGCATCCTGCTGCCGGCCGCCCTGCTGGCGTCCACCGCCCACGGCATTCCCGACGCCGCCGAGCCCTACATCGCCCTGGTCGGCCTGGCGATGGCGTCCTCCGGCTTCTTCCTGGTGGCCATGACCGGGCACCGCATGAACCGCTCCTCGATCCTGCGCTCGCTCGCGGCCCTGCTGCTGATCCTGCCCTTCAGCGCCAGCGCGGTGGTCATCTGGCATGGCGACAACATGATGATGGTCGGGATCTGCAGCTACCTGCTGGTGCTGACCATCCTGATCTACCTCAGCTTCATCTACCCGCTGATGCACGTGCCGGCCCCGCGCAAGCGTCCGCCCAAGCGCGCCAGCCTGCGCGCCGGCCTGCGCGGGCGCCGCTACAGCCAGCCGGCATCGCGCGCCATCCGGTAGGCTTCCACGCGGTTGCCCGCGCCCACCTTGCTGATCGCCTCCGACAGGTAGTTGCGCACCGTGCCCTCGGACAGGTGCACCTGGCGCGCGATCTCGGCGCTGCTGCGCCCCTCCCCCGCCAGGCGCAGCACCTGGCGTTCGCGCTCGGTCAGCGGGTCGGCGCCGCCGCTCCAGCTCTCCAGCGCCAGCTCGGGCGCGATCGCGCGCCCGCCGTCGTGCACGCTGCGGATCGCCGCCGCCAGCGCGTCCACCGGCGCGTCCTTGAGCAGGTAGCCGCGCACCCCGGCTTCGAGCGCGCGCCGCAGGTAGCCGCTGCGTCCGAAGGTAGTCACCACGATCACGCGCGCCGGCGACTTCGCCTCGCGCAGGCGGGCCGCCAGTTCGAGCCCGGTCATGTGCGGCATCTCGATGTCGGTCAGGACGATGTCGGGCGCGCGCTCCAGGCACAGGGCCAGCGCGTCGCGGCCGTTGTCGGCCCCGCCCACCACCTCGAAGCCGGGCTCCAGGCGCAGCAGCGCGCTGAGCGCGCCCAGCACCATCTTCTGGTCTTCGGCGATCAGGATGCGGATCATGGGGCGACTCCGGTCGGGACGTGCAGCTCGAGTTCCACGCCGTCCTTGACGCGCAGGGCCAGGCGGCCGCCGATGGCGGCCACGCGCTCGCGCATGCCTTCCAGGCCGTTCCCGTGGCGCAGCGCGCCGCTTCTCAGGCGCCGGCCGTCGTCGGCCACGCGCAGCACCGCTTCGCCGCCTTCCAGCGCCAGCGAGACGCGGCAGCGGCTGGCGTCGGCGTGGCGCACCACATTGGTCACCGCCTCGCGCAGGGCCAGCGCCACCACGTGCTCGCTGCTCGGCGCGAGCGCGAAGCGCTCCACTTCTTCGCTGAGGGCGACGTCGGCCGCCGCCAGGCTGGCGCGGGCGCTGGCCAGGGCCTGCACCAAGCCGCTGTGGCGATAACCGGTGACAGCCGCGCGCACCTCGGCCAGGGCTTCGCGCGCGCTGGTTTCGATGTCGGCGATCTCGCGCGCGCAGGCATCGTCGTCACGCCCGGCCAGCTTGCGCGCCAGCTCGGCCTTAAGGGCGATCAGCGAGAGCGAATGCCCGAGCAGGTCGTGCAGGTCGCGCGAGATGCGTTCGCGCTCGGCGATGCGGGCGAAGTGCTCGACCTCTTCCTGCTTGCGCAGCAGGGCCGCGCTGGACCGGCGCAGGCGCCGGTCCATCACCGCCGAGGCCCCGACCGGCAGGCCGGCGGTGAGGAGCGGCAGCACGAAGGCGGTGCGCATCACCGGCACCATCAGCGACACCGCCAGGCCGAACAGCACGATGCCGACCACGGTGAGGATGGCCTGGCGCGGAGTCGGCAGGCCGGCGCACATGGCGCAGGCGAAGATGAAAAAGGTGGCGGCGCCGACGTTGTGCGGGGCCCACAGGGCGCCGATCAGGCAGCCGGCGCCGATGCAGGCCAGCACCTGCCGGCCCTTGGCCCAGTAGGACGCGAAGTACAGGGGCAGGAAGACCGCGGCCGTCAGCGCCAGCATCAGGATTTCGAGCGGCCCCGGGGTGACGTACAGGTACTTCCAGCCCATGTAGCCGAGGGTCAGGATCCACAGGTAGGGCATGCGGCCCAGTTCCGGCGGCACCCAGGGTCCTGCCAGCGCGCGCTTGATTCGTTCCATCGCGGTCTCTCGTTCTTGTCGTCAGCGTTCGAGCAGGCGCACGTCGGCGATCTCGAAGCGGTAGTCGCCGGCCTTGGGCCCTGCGGCAAATCCTATCATGGCGACCGCCTTCGGATCGATGCCGTGGAAGGCGTCGAAGGGGATGCTGACCTCGGTCCACTCCGGCCCCGCCGTGAACGGCGCGTAGCCCGGCATGGCCACGCCCTGCGACATCATCATGGCGCGGTAGGCCCCGCCGTCGCCGCGCACCTTGAAGCGCAGCACCCGGGCCGCGCTCAGGTCCACGCCCTGCATCGGCCGCTCGCCCGGCATGAAGGCGACGCCGGCCCAGGCATAGGGCAGGTCGGGCGCGATGCGGCCGGAGACCGCCAGCGGCGCCTGGCCGTCGCCCAGCGCCGGCTGCACGGCCAGGGTGGCGGTGGACTTGCCGCCGGCGATGCTGTCGACGGTGGGCATCCAGCCGGCGCCGAAGGGGCTGCCCAGCTTGTCCGCGCCAAACTGGCTAATGCGGCCATCAGGTGGCAGCACCTGCGGCAGCGCCTGCGGTTTGCCTCCCTGCGCCGCCTGCGCCACGCGCGCGCGCCGCGCCTCGCGCGCCGGGTTCACGCTCTCGCCATCCTTCCACACCTCGACGATGCGGCGGGTGGCCTTGATGTCGGCCAGCGGATTGCCCTCGACCAGCAGCAGGTCGGCCTTGCAGCCCTTGGCCACGCAGCCGCGCCGGCCCAGCTGAAAGGCGTGCGCCGGCGCGCTGGTGGCGGCCGCCAGGGCCTCGGCCGGGCTCAGGCCCGCCTCGACCAGGGCCGCCAGCTCGCGGTGCATGCTGATGCCGTAGCCGGTGCCGGCATTGCCGGCGTCGCTGCCGGCCAGCACCGGCACGCCGGCGCGGCGCAGGGCGGCGGTCACCATGCGCGGCGCCTGCAGCAGTTCAGGCCGGGGGCTGGCGCCGTAGCGCGCCCTGAACTGGCCCTGGGCGTCCTTGTCGAGCAGGCCAGCGAAGGCGGGATCGGCCAAAAGGTCGTCCTCGCGGGCGCCGGCCATGCTTTCCAGGACCGTGAAGGTCGGGATCACGAACGCATTTTTGCTGCGCGCCAGCCGCGCCAGGCTGTCGGCGCGCTCGCGGGACAGCGCGCCGCCCGGGAACAGGTGGACCAGCCCGTCGGCGCCCGCTTCCAGCACGGCGCGGGCGTCCTCTTCGCGGCTGACGTGGACCACGGCCAGCTTGCCGCGCTGGTGGGCGGCCTGGATCAGGGCGCGCACGGTGGGCAGGTCGAGGGTGGCGAGCTTGCCCATGCCGTGGCCGCCGCCTTCCATCACGATCTTGATGAAGTCCGAGCCTTCGGCGATGCGGGCGTCGACCCAGGCTTGCGCTTCCTCGGGCCTGGTCAGGGTCGGGAACACGATGCCGAACTGGGTGCCGTGGCCGCCCGGCGCGGTGGCCAGGGTGCCGGCCGAGAACAGGTCGGCGCGCTGCGGGTCGCGGCGTTTGCGCGCGGCCTGCATCTCGCGCATCAGGGGCACGGCGGTGAACATGTCGACCTGGGTGGTGACGCCGAAGGCGAGCGGCAGGTCGTGGTCGCGGAAGGCGTGGGTGTGGCTGTCGATCAGGCCCGGCAACAGGGTGCGGCCGGCGCCCTGCACCACCCGCGCGCCGGGCGGCGGCGCGCCGCGGAAGTCGGCGTCGGCCACCACGCCGTTCTCGACCAGCACCGAACGCCGCTCGTGGGCGCGCTGGCCGTCGAACACGCGGACGTCCTGGATCAGGGTTGCGGCGGCGAGCGCGGCGCCGCTGAGGGCGAAGCCGGCGGCGGAGAGGACTGCTTTGATGGCGGTGGCGTGCATGGTTTCCTCCTTGTTGGTATGCGAACCAGTATGGGGAAACGCCGTGGCTGGCGGCAGATGCGGCTGCCACCGATTGGGCATGACAAATGTCATGCGAACCGGACGCCGGCACAGTCACAAGATTAAAAATATGTCAACAAATCCTAATCGAATCGTCGTGCACGCGCAACGCGTCTTCAGGGAAAATTAATGATATGCATGCTATCGTCGCGCTGACTGCTGAGCTGACAATAGGGCTTAAGGCAGGGTGTACATCGACGTCGGACCCAACAACAAGAACAGGAGCTGGCATGATCTTCTTGCGTCTCATTTGCCTACTCGCAGGCATTCTCGTCCTCATCGCACCGCCGCTGGTGCTGTTCCCGACCGGCGGCGAGCCGCTCGGCGGCCTCAAGGCGGCCGGCATCCTGCTGGTCCTGCTGCTGGGCTCTTCCGGATTCTTCTTCATCGGCATGACGGGCCACCGCATGCGCCGCTCGCCGCCGCTGCGCCTGGTGGCCGGCCTGCTGCTGGCCGTGCCCTGCCTGGCCAGCCTGGCCATGCTGTGGCGCGGCGGTTCGCCCGCCACGCTGTGGATGTGCGGCCTGATGCTGTGCCTGACCGCAGTGCTCTACATGACCCAGGTGGTTCCGCTGCTGCGCGCGCCCGGCAACCGCCCGCTGCGCGCCCGCGACAGCGAAGCCCGGCGCTGAATCGCCGCCGCGCGAATCAGGCCAGCGGCAGGTTGTCCCACAGGTCGCCCGTGGGACTGATGCGCGGCGCGGTGACGCCGAAGTGCTGGTAGGCGAGCGGCGTGGCGATGCGCCCGCGCGGGGTGCGCTGCAGATAGCCCTGCTGGATCAGATAGGGTTCCAGCACGTCCTCGATGGTGTCGGCGGCCTCGCCGATCGCCGCCGCCAGGTTGCCGATGCCCACCGGGCCGCCGGCGAACTTGAACAGCACCGCTTCCAGCAGCTTGCGGTCCATGACGTCGAAGCCGACCGTGTCGACGTCGAGCATCTTGAGCGCGCGGTCGGCCATGTCCTTGGTGATCTCGCCATTGCCCTTCACTTCCGCATAGTCGCGCACGCGGCGCAGCAGGCGGTTGGCGATGCGCGGCGTGCCGCGCGCACGGCGCGCCACTTCGCGCGCGCCCTCCTCGTCGATCGGGGCTTCCAGCAGCGCGGCGCTGCGCGCCACGATCTTGGTCAGCTCCTCGACGTTGTAGAACTCCAGGCGCGCGACGATGCCGAAGCGGTCGCGCAGCGGATTGGTCAGCATGCCGGCGCGGGTGGTCGCGCCGACCAGGGTAAAGGGCTGGAGGTCGAGCTTGACCGAGCGCGCCGCCGGCCCCTCGCCGATCATGATGTCGATCTGGTAGTCCTCGAGCGCCGGGTACAGGATCTCCTCGACCACCGGCGACAGGCGGTGGATCTCGTCGATGAACAGCACGTCGTTGGGCTCGAGGTTGGTCAGCAGGGCCGCCAGGTCGCCCGGACGCTCCAGCACCGGGCCCGAGGTCTGGCGCAGGTTGACGCCCATCTCGCGCGCGATGATGTGGGCGAGCGTGGTCTTGCCCAGGCCCGGCGGGCCGAACAGCAGGGTGTGGTCGAGCGCCTCGCGCCGCTTGCGCGCGGCGTGGATGAAGATCTCGAGCTGGTCACGGATCTTTTCCTGGCCGACGTATTCGTCGAGCTGTTTGGGGCGCAGGGCGCGCTCGATCGCCTCTTCGTTGGGCGAGGCGGGGGCGGCGTCGATGATGCGCTGTTCGCTGAAATTGTCGGTCTGGATGCTCATGGCTTAGGCCTTGGACAGCGCCTTCAGCGCGAACTTGATGCCGTCCGACACGCTGGAGCCGGCCGGCATGTTCTTGATCGCCAGGAGCGCTTCCTTGTCAGAATACCCCAAAGCGACCAGCGCATTGAGCACGTCGGTCTGGGCGTCGTCGCGCGCGACGCCGCCCACCACGCCGATGTCGGCGCCCAGCTTGCCCTTCAGTTCCAGCAGCAGGCGCTCGGCGGTCTTCTTGCCGATGCCCGGGATCTTCACCAGGCGGCCGGCTTCCTGCAGGGTGACGGCCTGGGACAGGTCGGCCACCGACATGCCCGACAGGATGGCCAGCGCGGTGCGCGCGCCGATGCCGGTGATCTTCACCAGCTGGCGGAACAGGGCGCGCTCGGCGGCGCTGCCGAAACCGAACAGCAGGTGGGCGTCCTCGCGCACCGTGAGGTGGGTGAACAGGGTCACCTTCTCGCCGGTGTGCGGCAGGTTGTAGAAGGTGCTCATGGGCACGTCGACTTCGTAGCCGACGCCGTTGCAGTCCACCAGCACCTGGGGCGGCGTTTTTTCGAGGAGGATTCCGGAGAGGCGTCCGATCATGTTCTTCCTTAATTAGACGAGACGGCTGCGCTTCATCCGCAGGCCCTGCATGGCGGGGGCGGCGGCGTGCACCAGGGCCAGCGCGTCCATGGTGTTGGCGTGGCAGATCGCCACCCCGAGGGCGTCGGCGGCGTCGCTGCCGGGCAGGCCGGGGAGCTTCAGGAGGCGCGAGACCATGTCCTGGACCTGGGCCTTGGCGGCCTTGCCGGTGCCGACCACGGCCTGCTTGACCTGGACCGCGGTGTATTCCGAGACGTCGAGGTCGGCGCCGACCAGGGCGGTGATGGCGGCGCCGCGCGCCTGGCCCAGCAGCAGGGTCGACTGGGGATTGACGTTGACGAAGACTTTTTCGATGGCGGCGCAGACCGGGCCGTAGGTGGCGACCACTTCGCTGACGCCGTCGAGGATGATCTTCAGGCGAGGCGGCAGCGCCCCTTCCAGGCCGGTCTTGATGGTGCCGGAGGCGATGTAGCGCAGCTTTGCGCCCTGTTTTTCGATGACGCCGAACCCCGTCGTGCGCAGGCCCGGGTCGATGCCGAGAATAATCATTGTGGAATGATATAGCGGCGCAGGGGGTTCGTGGGAAAAATACTGTAGAAAAACACAGGTAATGTGTCCAATACAATGTGTTGGCCCGTAAACGTCGTTCCGGCGGAGGCCGGAACCCAAGTTTGTGCGAGCGGCTGCACTACGAAACTTGGATTCCGGCCTGCGCCGGAATGACGGTCTCAAAGCTAACTAAATAATATCAATGGCGGAAGTGACGGGTGCCGGTGTACAGCATCACGACTCCGCGCTCATCGGCCGCGTCGATCACTTCCTGGTCGCGCATCGAACCGCCCGGGTGGATGACGCAGGTCGCGCCCGCATCCACCACCACGTCCAGGCCGTCACGGAACGGGAAGAAGGCGTCCGAGGCCACCGCCGAACCGCTCAGCGACAGGCCGGCGTTCTGGGCCTTGATCGAGGCTATGCGCGCCGAGTCGATGCGGCTCATCTGGCCCGCGCCCACGCCCAGGGTCATGCCGTTGGCGCAGAACACGATGGCGTTCGACTTGACGAACTTGGCCACGCGCCAGGCGAACATCAGGTCCTGCAGTTGCTGCTGGGTCGGCTGCTTCTTGGTGACCACGCGCAGTTCGCCCAGGCCCACGTTCTTGGCGTCCGGCGACTGCACCAGCAGGCCGCCACCCACGCGCTTGAGGTCGTAGGCGTTCTGGCCAGCGCCCAGCGGGATCTCGAGCAGGCGCACGTTCTGCTTGGCCGCCATGATGCTCCGTGCTTCAGCCGTGAAGGCCGGCGCGATCAGCACTTCGACGAACAGCTTGGACAGCGCTTCGGCCGCCTTGCCGTCGACTTCCACGTTGAAGGCGATGATGCCGCCGAAGGCCGAGGTCGGGTCGGTCTGCAGGGCGCGGGTGTAGGCGTCCAGCGCGTCCACGCCGATCGCCACGCCGCAGGGGTTGGCGTGCTTGACGATCACGCAGCCGGCCGGCTGGCCCAGGCCACCCAGGGACTTGACGCATTCCCATGCCGCGTCGGCGTCGGCGATGTTGTTGTACGAGAGTTCCTTGCCCTGCAGCTGGCGGTAGTTGGCCAGCGCGCCATCGACCGTGACGATGTCGCGGTAGAAGGCGGCGCCCTGGTGCGGGTTCTCGCCGTAGCGCATGTCCTGCACCTTCTCGAAGGAGAAGTTGATGGTCTGCGGGTAGCCCGAACGGGTGGCGTGCTGGCGGTCTTCGCCCAGGCTGGTCAGGTAGTTGGTGATCGCGCCGTCGTATTGGGCGGTGTGGGCGAAGACCTTCTTGGCCAGGCGGAACTTGGTGTCGTAGCTGACGTTGCCGGCCGCTTCACCGGTGCCCTTCATTTCGGCCAGCACCACGCCGTAGTCGGCCGGATCGACGATGACGACCACGTCGCGGTGGTTCTTGGCCGCCGAGCGCAGCATGGTCGGGCCGCCGATGTCGATGTTCTCGATCGCGTCTTCCAGCGAGCACTGGTCCTTGGCGACGGTCTGCTGGAAGGGATACAGGTTGACCACGACCATGTCGATCTGCGGAATGCCGTGCTCTTCCAGCTTGGCGACGTGCTCCGGCAGGTCGCGGCGGGCCAGGATCCCGCCGTGGACTTTCGGATGCAGGGTCTTCACCCGGCCGTCGAGCATTTCCGGGAAACCGGTGTAGTCGGCGACCTCGGTCACCTGCACGCCGTTATCCTGCAGCAGCTTGGCGGTGCCGCCGGTGGACAGGATGTTGACGCCGAGGGCGCTCAGGGCGCGCGCGAAGTCGAGCACGCCGGTCTTGTCGGAAACGGAAATGAGAGCTTGTTTGATCATGGTGTGGCCTGTGGTTAAGAATTCTTACCAGGTCTGCGGACCCGGACTGCGGACCTCGACTGGCCGCGCCGGGAGTCCGCGCGGCCACGATCCGCGCAATCAGAGCAGCCCGTGCTCCTGCAGTTTCTTTCGCAAAGTGTTCCGGTTGATGCCCAGCATCTGGGCCGCGTGCGACTGGTTGCCGTCGGCGCGCGACATCACCACTTCCAGCACCGGTTTTTCAACGGTCATGACCATCATGTCGTAGATGTTGGTCGGCTTCTGCTCGCCCAGATCGTTGAAATAGTCCTCGAGGCTCTTCTGGACGACTTCCTGGATACTTTCTTTGCTCATGTCTTCTGCTGCTTATCCTGGTTAATGATTGCTCGCTGCAAGGCAGCGTGTCCCCGTGATCTTGTGATTCTTTTATTAAGTTTGTTACGCCGCGATCGCTTCATCGGCAGGACGCGCGGGGCGGTATTGTAACCGCTCGCCGTACTGGAGTTGCGATTTGAAAAACGCGTCGACCGCCGCCAGCTGCTCGGCCGTCGATTCCAGCAGGTTCATGCGCCGACGGAATTCCTCGCCGCCGGGCAAGTCTTGTACATACCAGCCGATGTGCTTGCGCGCGGTGCGCACGCCGAGGTATTCGCCGTAGAAGGCGTAGTGGGCCGGCAGGTGTTCGTTCATCAGGGCGCGCACTTCCTCGATCTCGGGGGGCGGCAGGTGCTCGCCGGTGCGCAGGTAGTGGTCGATCTCGCGGCAGATCCAGGGACGGCCCTGAGCCGCGCGGCCGATCATGACCGCGTCCGCGCCCGTGTAGTCGAGCACGAACCTGGCCTTTTCCGGGGTGGTGATGTCGCCGTTGGCGACCACCGGGATGTTCACCGCGGCCTTGACGGCGCGGATGGTGTCGTACTCGGCCTCGCCCTTGTAGCCGTCGGCGCGGGTGCGGCCGTGCAGGGTCAGCATCTGGATGCCGGCCTGTTCCGCCATGCGGGCGATGGTCAGGGCGTTCTTGTTTTCGCGGTCCCAGCCGGTGCGGAACTTCAGGGTGACCGGCACGTCGACGGCGCCGACGACCGCGTGCAGGATGCGCTCGACCAGGTCTTCGTGCTGGAGCAGCGCCGAGCCGCACCAGCTGTTGCAGACCTTCTTGACCGGGCAACCCATATTGATGTCGATGATCTGGGCCCCGCGCTCGACGTTGAACCTGGCGCAATCGGCCAGGTCCTGGGGGTCGGCGCCGGCGATCTGGACGGCTTTCGGTTCCATTTCGCCCGCGTGGTCGGTGCGGCGCGAGGTCTTTTCGCTGGCCCACAGGCGCGGGTTGGAGGCGGCCATTTCGGACACGGCGTAGCCGGCGCCGAGCTGCTTGCACAGCTGGCGGAACGGACGATCCGTCACGCCCGCCATGGGGGCGACGAATACATTGTTACGCAGTTGATGAGGACCGATTTGCACAGCGGAAAATCACAGAAGTTTCTTGGGAACCTAGTATTTTACCCCAAGCGCTGCTCAATTTATCAGCAAATTTGTAGAGATTGTTGCGCGTGCGATATTGGCAAGGTGCCGGAAAGGGAGTTCAGATGGCGCTGTGGGGTAACGGTAACAGGTGGCGCTAACACAACGCAGGCAAACTTGGATCCCGGCCTTCGCCGGGATGACGTTGATAGGCGGTGGGCGGACGATGGCTAATCCGGCTTCGGCCTCGTCGGGATGACGTTGATAGGCGGTGGGCGGACGATGGCTGATCCGGCTTCGGCCTCGTCGGGATGACGTTGATAGGCGGTGGGCGGACGATGGCTGATCCGGCTTCGGCCTCGTCGGGATGACGTTGATAGACAGTCGGTGGACGATGGCTCATCCGGCTTCGGCCTCGTCGGGATGACGTTGATAGACGGTGGGTAAAAGACGGCTCATCCGGCTTCGGCCTCGTCGGGATGACGTTGATAGACGGTGGGTGGACGACGGCTAATCCGGCTTCGGCCTCGTCGGGATGACGTTGATAGACGGTGGGTGGACGAGGGCTAGTTTGGCTTCGGCCTTGTTCGCCCAAGCTCGCGACTGAAGAGTGGTCGCCGTCTCCCATCCGCGCGTTCAGGGAAGATCGTCCAGCACCGCTTGCCGCAGATGCTCGACCTCGCCCCAGCTCAGCAAGGCCAGCCTGCCGTCCAGCACGGCAAACCGGTTGACGCTCGCGTTATGCACCTTGAAATCGCGCGGCGTTTCCAGCGGCAAGCCGAGCGCAGCCCGGTATGCACACTCCAGCACCCCACCATGGGCCACCAGGGCCAGCGTCTTGCCCGGATGCCCAGCCGCATGACGCGCGATCGCCCCCACCGCGCGCTCGTAGAACGCGCGGAAAGTCTCTCCTAAATTTTTGCCAGGAGGCAACTCAGCGTCCACGTTGCGCGCCTGCCAAGCCGCGAACTCGCGTGGATAGCGTGCCGCGATCTCGCTGTACAACAAACCTTCGAAGCCGCCGTAGCAGCGCTCGCGCAGCAGCGGATCGACCTCGACCTCCTGCCCGCGCACCCCGGCGATCGCCTGCGCCGTCTGCTTCGCCCGCCCGAGGTCGCTG of Massilia sp. KIM contains these proteins:
- the ruvC gene encoding crossover junction endodeoxyribonuclease RuvC, producing MIILGIDPGLRTTGFGVIEKQGAKLRYIASGTIKTGLEGALPPRLKIILDGVSEVVATYGPVCAAIEKVFVNVNPQSTLLLGQARGAAITALVGADLDVSEYTAVQVKQAVVGTGKAAKAQVQDMVSRLLKLPGLPGSDAADALGVAICHANTMDALALVHAAAPAMQGLRMKRSRLV
- the purH gene encoding bifunctional phosphoribosylaminoimidazolecarboxamide formyltransferase/IMP cyclohydrolase, whose protein sequence is MIKQALISVSDKTGVLDFARALSALGVNILSTGGTAKLLQDNGVQVTEVADYTGFPEMLDGRVKTLHPKVHGGILARRDLPEHVAKLEEHGIPQIDMVVVNLYPFQQTVAKDQCSLEDAIENIDIGGPTMLRSAAKNHRDVVVIVDPADYGVVLAEMKGTGEAAGNVSYDTKFRLAKKVFAHTAQYDGAITNYLTSLGEDRQHATRSGYPQTINFSFEKVQDMRYGENPHQGAAFYRDIVTVDGALANYRQLQGKELSYNNIADADAAWECVKSLGGLGQPAGCVIVKHANPCGVAIGVDALDAYTRALQTDPTSAFGGIIAFNVEVDGKAAEALSKLFVEVLIAPAFTAEARSIMAAKQNVRLLEIPLGAGQNAYDLKRVGGGLLVQSPDAKNVGLGELRVVTKKQPTQQQLQDLMFAWRVAKFVKSNAIVFCANGMTLGVGAGQMSRIDSARIASIKAQNAGLSLSGSAVASDAFFPFRDGLDVVVDAGATCVIHPGGSMRDQEVIDAADERGVVMLYTGTRHFRH
- a CDS encoding helix-turn-helix domain-containing protein, whose amino-acid sequence is MSKESIQEVVQKSLEDYFNDLGEQKPTNIYDMMVMTVEKPVLEVVMSRADGNQSHAAQMLGINRNTLRKKLQEHGLL
- the dusB gene encoding tRNA dihydrouridine synthase DusB; the protein is MQIGPHQLRNNVFVAPMAGVTDRPFRQLCKQLGAGYAVSEMAASNPRLWASEKTSRRTDHAGEMEPKAVQIAGADPQDLADCARFNVERGAQIIDINMGCPVKKVCNSWCGSALLQHEDLVERILHAVVGAVDVPVTLKFRTGWDRENKNALTIARMAEQAGIQMLTLHGRTRADGYKGEAEYDTIRAVKAAVNIPVVANGDITTPEKARFVLDYTGADAVMIGRAAQGRPWICREIDHYLRTGEHLPPPEIEEVRALMNEHLPAHYAFYGEYLGVRTARKHIGWYVQDLPGGEEFRRRMNLLESTAEQLAAVDAFFKSQLQYGERLQYRPARPADEAIAA
- a CDS encoding histidine phosphatase family protein, whose amino-acid sequence is MPTATTAPAGATTILLIRHGETAWNAERRLQGHLDIPLNGEGERQAAALAAALLGERIDAIVSSDLGRAKQTAQAIAGVRGQEVEVDPLLRERCYGGFEGLLYSEIAARYPREFAAWQARNVDAELPPGKNLGETFRAFYERAVGAIARHAAGHPGKTLALVAHGGVLECAYRAALGLPLETPRDFKVHNASVNRFAVLDGRLALLSWGEVEHLRQAVLDDLP